The proteins below come from a single Bryobacter aggregatus MPL3 genomic window:
- a CDS encoding sodium:solute symporter, which produces MRTLDWAVLAATIGFIVFYGLWKSRKTSTVSGYLLADRSLPWYAVALSIMATQASAVTFISTTGQAYADGMRFIQFYFGLPLAMILVSKFFVPRFRNANVFTAYEYLEKRFDSKTRVLVSLIFLIQRGLACGMVLYAPAVVLTVIFGWNDQVTTLVMGGVVILYTVFGGIRAVTWTDFQQMLIMIVGLFVAIFVAVHRLPEGVGFSDALVLAGAAGKLNAVTTNFDWYDRYNLFSGLIGGTFLALAYFGCDQSQVQRYLTGRDVQQSRVSLLFNAVAKLPMQFFILLTGAMVFVFYIFIAPPVTFHSGNLEKLSGSTIERRHEAAVAERRQAALDLLANRDAEHQSKFLAAQKQLDAVHKEATKGANDTNYIFLNFVTQQLPVGFVGLVIAVIFGAAMSVSSGEINSLATVTMVDVYQRFIKQGASDQHYLWFSRLATVFWGVYAVASAQLARDLGSLVEAVNLLGSLFYGGLLGVFLLAFFFPKVRGTAAFTGVLAGEAAIFYTHYTGQVGFLWYNVIGCAVVVLVALALSTFAPPASSSLPRESDALPPPQSQTL; this is translated from the coding sequence ATGAGAACCCTCGATTGGGCAGTACTCGCCGCGACGATCGGGTTTATCGTCTTCTACGGTCTGTGGAAAAGCCGTAAAACCTCAACCGTCTCCGGCTATTTGCTTGCTGACCGCTCCTTGCCCTGGTATGCCGTCGCCTTGTCGATCATGGCGACGCAGGCGAGCGCTGTCACCTTCATCTCCACCACCGGGCAAGCCTATGCCGATGGCATGCGCTTCATTCAGTTTTATTTCGGGCTTCCGCTGGCGATGATTCTCGTCAGCAAGTTCTTTGTGCCGCGTTTTCGCAACGCGAACGTCTTTACGGCTTACGAGTATCTGGAGAAACGTTTCGATTCCAAGACGCGCGTGTTGGTGAGTCTGATCTTTCTGATCCAGCGCGGGCTGGCCTGCGGCATGGTGCTGTATGCGCCTGCTGTGGTGCTCACCGTCATCTTCGGCTGGAACGATCAGGTGACGACGCTGGTGATGGGGGGCGTCGTGATTCTCTATACGGTGTTCGGCGGCATTCGCGCGGTGACCTGGACCGACTTCCAGCAGATGCTCATTATGATTGTCGGCCTGTTTGTTGCGATCTTTGTCGCCGTGCACCGGCTGCCGGAAGGCGTTGGCTTTAGCGATGCTCTGGTGCTGGCAGGAGCTGCCGGCAAGCTGAACGCAGTGACGACCAACTTCGACTGGTATGACCGCTACAACTTGTTCAGCGGGCTCATTGGCGGCACCTTTCTGGCTCTCGCCTATTTTGGCTGCGACCAGAGCCAGGTGCAGCGTTATCTCACCGGACGGGACGTGCAGCAGAGCCGCGTTAGTCTGCTTTTCAATGCGGTGGCGAAGCTGCCGATGCAGTTCTTTATCCTGTTGACCGGGGCAATGGTCTTTGTGTTTTATATCTTCATTGCGCCTCCGGTCACCTTCCATTCCGGGAATCTCGAGAAGCTATCCGGTTCCACGATCGAGCGCCGGCATGAAGCCGCAGTTGCGGAGCGCCGGCAGGCAGCTCTTGATCTTTTGGCCAATCGCGATGCGGAGCACCAGAGCAAGTTTCTGGCGGCGCAGAAACAGTTGGACGCCGTGCACAAGGAAGCAACGAAGGGTGCGAATGACACGAACTATATCTTCCTGAACTTTGTCACGCAGCAGCTTCCGGTGGGCTTTGTCGGACTGGTGATCGCTGTGATCTTTGGAGCGGCAATGTCGGTGAGTTCGGGCGAGATCAATTCACTGGCTACCGTGACGATGGTGGATGTCTACCAGCGCTTTATCAAGCAAGGCGCGAGCGATCAGCACTATCTGTGGTTCTCGCGCTTAGCGACGGTCTTCTGGGGTGTTTACGCGGTGGCGAGCGCACAACTGGCCCGCGATCTGGGGAGCTTAGTGGAGGCGGTGAATCTGTTGGGAAGCTTGTTCTATGGGGGGCTGCTGGGCGTGTTCCTGCTGGCCTTCTTCTTCCCGAAAGTGCGTGGCACGGCTGCATTTACCGGCGTGCTTGCCGGAGAGGCGGCCATCTTCTACACGCACTATACGGGGCAGGTGGGCTTTCTTTGGTACAACGTGATCGGCTGTGCGGTGGTGGTGCTGGTGGCGTTGGCGCTTAGTACCTTCGCGCCACCTGCATCGAGCTCACTTCCACGCGAGAGCGACGCCCTTCCACCACCACAATCCCAGACTCTGTAA
- a CDS encoding TonB-dependent receptor domain-containing protein: MRVITTLLLLAGLCLAQTERGQISGVITDATGAAVSGAQVVVVNKGTNTPLTVATGSSGDYTAANLPPGEYRVEVTAPGFKKFIQANLTLNASATVRVDAKLQLGQVSESIEITTAVAQVQTENARVATAVSNKMVDELPLVVGGEMRNPFGLVAIAPEAKGSGSRLSLGGGQARAWNATMDGLSIATNRAADAGEIAYTAPSLEAITEFSVDTNGFKAEYGQAGGGVMTFVSKSGTNEYHGNGFEFLRNNAMDARGFFAPTRAVYKQHDFGGTLGGPIRIPKLYDGRNKTFFFFSYEGFRNRVGSTDSFFSIPTPEMYNGDFSNLVDASNKKLLIYDPNTTRQVGSSFVRDPFANNQLPTSRFSTFAKQVIPFASVVKPTVPGTPGTIGYIRNNYMSQGGSTTTPTDKASIKLDQNIGSRQRVGFFMNKTDNATALSNGTPGLPQPLWSGQVSEFKTSSYRVTHDYTLSPNLINHFAFGANKFYKNSYSPSSGKDWKSKVCLKNAVDCNDNFPRLTFSEFSGWGSTSYNGTEQPMYSIKNDTTCIHGKHTIKFGYAYDDQRANGFGQQDIMGAAAFSFLGTGVPGVTSYSSGSSFASFLLGEANGGNTETIRKVTQFYRYHGLYFQDDFRVNRKLILNIGLRYDNTRPPISATDSYSDFSPTAPNPAVNGYLGALRFAGTGPGREGVRSLIPSWNAGWGPRLSMAYSLNDKTTIRAGVGRSFSRVAVVGSSGHVAGFIGQYSFSSPNNGVIPAFRTEDGLPSYLLPPQINPAFQNNQTVDYWNGQDGTRAPENVTWTFSAQRQLTQNTVFELAYNASLGSHLPTQLLNFNQIPKATYDGLVSRYGAVQANNILRAGITSDLAVGAGIQAPYPNFLDPAVQTNRTAGQALRPYPQYLNIQAGAREGDKSGHSTYHAMVMKLDRRFSNGLTFQWSYVLSKLLTNADSYGVDGTGSQDHFNRGLEKSIGRDDQTHILKLNTVYELPFGKGKRWLASGGFTNAVLGGWRLGAIQSYQRGLPIAISRNNPLVNFNGTTRPTITSYDNWQPNWQTGSFDPQLDRRMDKSVFPVQPVDFGNATRYNPKLREFPALNENLSLGKSFAITERVRLDFRAEAFNLFNRVRFGNGGTNLDNTSFGVVVDQSNTQRQMQMALKLYF; this comes from the coding sequence ATGAGGGTTATCACAACGTTGTTGCTGCTCGCCGGGCTGTGTCTCGCCCAAACAGAGCGAGGACAAATTTCAGGTGTCATTACCGATGCTACCGGAGCCGCAGTGAGCGGTGCACAGGTCGTCGTGGTCAACAAGGGCACAAACACACCGCTGACGGTCGCCACCGGAAGCAGCGGTGACTACACCGCGGCGAATCTTCCCCCGGGCGAATACCGTGTAGAAGTGACCGCGCCGGGCTTTAAGAAATTCATTCAGGCGAATCTGACACTCAATGCCTCCGCCACGGTCCGCGTCGATGCGAAGCTCCAATTGGGGCAGGTCTCAGAAAGCATCGAAATTACCACCGCAGTAGCTCAGGTTCAAACGGAAAACGCCCGCGTCGCAACAGCAGTGTCGAACAAGATGGTCGACGAACTGCCGCTGGTCGTCGGTGGTGAAATGCGCAATCCCTTTGGACTGGTGGCCATTGCCCCGGAAGCGAAAGGTTCCGGCTCCCGGTTGAGCCTCGGTGGCGGACAGGCCAGGGCCTGGAATGCCACCATGGACGGGCTGTCGATTGCAACGAATCGCGCCGCGGACGCAGGCGAAATCGCCTACACGGCCCCTTCTCTCGAAGCGATTACCGAGTTCAGCGTCGACACCAACGGCTTCAAGGCAGAATATGGCCAGGCTGGCGGCGGGGTGATGACCTTTGTCTCGAAAAGTGGAACCAACGAGTATCACGGCAATGGCTTCGAATTCCTGCGCAACAACGCGATGGATGCGCGAGGCTTTTTCGCACCCACTCGCGCTGTCTACAAGCAGCATGATTTCGGCGGCACCCTCGGTGGCCCCATCCGCATCCCGAAGCTCTATGACGGCCGGAACAAGACCTTCTTCTTCTTCAGCTACGAAGGCTTTCGCAACCGCGTCGGATCGACCGATAGCTTCTTCTCTATTCCCACTCCGGAGATGTATAACGGCGATTTCTCCAATCTCGTCGACGCAAGCAATAAGAAGCTTCTGATTTATGATCCCAACACCACACGTCAGGTCGGCTCTTCATTCGTACGGGATCCATTCGCGAACAATCAACTGCCCACCAGCCGTTTCAGCACCTTCGCCAAGCAAGTGATTCCTTTTGCCTCCGTCGTCAAACCCACGGTGCCCGGCACCCCCGGCACCATCGGCTACATTCGCAATAACTACATGTCGCAAGGCGGAAGTACCACCACTCCAACCGACAAGGCCAGTATCAAGCTCGATCAAAACATCGGTTCCCGGCAGAGAGTGGGCTTCTTCATGAATAAGACCGACAACGCGACAGCGCTGTCGAACGGTACTCCTGGCTTGCCGCAACCACTGTGGAGCGGGCAAGTCTCCGAATTCAAAACCTCCAGCTATCGCGTCACTCACGACTACACTTTGAGCCCCAACCTGATCAACCACTTTGCTTTCGGCGCCAACAAGTTCTATAAAAATTCCTATTCGCCAAGCTCAGGCAAAGACTGGAAGAGCAAAGTCTGCCTGAAGAACGCCGTGGACTGCAATGACAATTTCCCGCGGCTCACCTTTTCAGAATTCTCTGGCTGGGGTTCCACCAGCTACAACGGCACCGAGCAGCCGATGTACTCCATCAAGAACGACACCACCTGTATTCACGGTAAGCACACCATCAAGTTCGGCTACGCCTACGACGACCAGCGGGCCAATGGCTTTGGCCAACAGGACATCATGGGCGCTGCGGCCTTCAGCTTTCTCGGCACTGGCGTTCCCGGGGTGACCAGCTACTCTTCCGGCAGTTCCTTCGCCAGCTTTCTGCTCGGAGAGGCGAATGGCGGCAACACCGAAACCATTCGCAAAGTCACGCAGTTCTATCGCTACCATGGCCTTTATTTCCAGGACGACTTCCGTGTCAATCGCAAGTTGATCCTCAACATTGGGCTTCGCTACGACAACACGCGCCCCCCGATTTCGGCCACCGATTCCTACTCAGATTTCTCACCGACAGCACCGAATCCCGCCGTCAATGGCTATCTCGGCGCGCTTCGCTTTGCCGGTACGGGCCCGGGACGCGAAGGGGTGCGTTCGCTGATCCCGAGCTGGAACGCAGGCTGGGGTCCGCGCTTGAGTATGGCCTATTCCTTAAATGACAAAACCACGATTCGCGCCGGTGTCGGCCGCAGCTTCTCCCGTGTCGCTGTTGTTGGCTCCAGCGGCCACGTCGCGGGCTTCATTGGACAGTACTCATTCAGTTCGCCGAACAATGGTGTCATCCCTGCCTTCCGTACGGAAGATGGGCTTCCGAGCTATTTGCTGCCTCCTCAGATCAATCCGGCATTCCAGAACAATCAGACCGTGGATTATTGGAATGGCCAGGATGGTACAAGAGCTCCCGAGAACGTCACCTGGACCTTCAGCGCACAGCGCCAACTGACACAGAACACCGTGTTTGAGCTCGCCTACAATGCCAGCCTCGGCTCCCACCTGCCCACGCAGTTGCTGAACTTCAACCAGATTCCCAAGGCAACCTACGATGGCCTGGTCAGCCGCTACGGTGCCGTGCAGGCGAACAATATCCTGCGGGCTGGCATCACCTCCGATCTCGCCGTCGGCGCGGGCATCCAGGCTCCCTACCCGAACTTCCTCGACCCCGCCGTCCAAACCAATCGCACCGCGGGCCAAGCACTGCGGCCCTATCCGCAGTACCTCAACATCCAGGCCGGCGCACGAGAAGGAGACAAGAGTGGCCACTCCACCTACCATGCGATGGTCATGAAGCTCGACCGCCGCTTCTCGAACGGTCTCACCTTCCAATGGAGCTATGTCCTCTCGAAACTCCTGACCAATGCCGACAGCTATGGCGTCGATGGAACGGGGTCGCAGGACCATTTCAATCGTGGCCTCGAGAAGTCGATCGGCCGTGACGACCAGACTCACATCCTCAAGCTCAACACCGTCTATGAACTGCCCTTTGGCAAAGGGAAACGCTGGCTGGCCAGCGGCGGCTTCACCAATGCAGTGCTCGGCGGCTGGCGCCTGGGCGCCATCCAGAGCTACCAGCGCGGTCTTCCCATTGCGATCTCCCGCAACAATCCGCTCGTCAACTTCAATGGCACCACTCGACCGACCATCACAAGCTACGACAACTGGCAGCCCAATTGGCAGACCGGCAGTTTCGACCCGCAACTGGACAGACGAATGGACAAAAGCGTCTTTCCCGTACAACCGGTCGATTTCGGCAACGCCACTCGCTACAATCCCAAGCTCCGTGAGTTCCCGGCTCTCAACGAGAATCTTAGCCTCGGCAAGAGCTTCGCAATTACGGAAAGAGTCCGGCTCGACTTCCGCGCCGAAGCCTTCAATCTCTTCAACCGGGTCCGTTTCGGCAACGGCGGCACCAATCTGGATAACACCAGCTTCGGTGTGGTCGTCGATCAGTCCAACACGCAAAGGCAGATGCAGATGGCGTTGAAGCTCTACTTCTAG
- the glgC gene encoding glucose-1-phosphate adenylyltransferase, with amino-acid sequence MQRRVLAFVLAGGKGTRLYPLTKERAKPAVPFGGRYRICDFVLSNFVNSGIYSIYVLIQFKSQSLLQHLRDGWEFSGLLKNNFCIPVPAQMRTPGESWYRGTADAIYQNVNLIEQAEPDVIAIFGADHIYRMNIREMIEFHIDKGSDATIAAIPVEKRFSSEFGVIEAAPGGSIIGFHEKNPDAPTMPGDPTRVFASMGNYIFSTSLLLRELYADAADPESSHDFGRDILPKLVGRVPMYAYDFQKNHIAGDPEDQEPYWRDVGTTDSYYEASMDLRSVHPKLNLYNRNWPLRTAGYEDPPAKFTYDEHNVRGSAVDSIVSGGSIISGGTIRNCVIGRGVKVYGDAEIDDSIIFDNCEIGRGAKIRRAILDKNVKVPDGTKIGYDLEADRKNYSVTESGIVVVEGRRSRVEVSSMQVARRY; translated from the coding sequence ATGCAGCGTCGAGTGTTAGCGTTTGTGCTTGCGGGGGGAAAGGGTACCCGGCTTTACCCTTTGACTAAGGAGCGTGCCAAACCGGCAGTTCCCTTTGGAGGACGGTACCGGATCTGCGATTTCGTGCTCTCGAACTTCGTGAATTCCGGCATCTATTCCATCTACGTTCTGATCCAGTTCAAAAGCCAGTCCTTGCTCCAGCATCTTCGCGATGGCTGGGAGTTTTCAGGGCTCCTGAAGAACAACTTCTGCATTCCCGTACCCGCGCAAATGCGCACTCCGGGCGAGAGCTGGTACCGTGGCACCGCAGACGCCATCTATCAGAACGTCAACCTGATTGAGCAAGCCGAGCCGGACGTCATCGCCATCTTCGGTGCGGATCACATCTACCGCATGAACATCCGCGAGATGATCGAGTTCCACATCGACAAGGGTTCCGACGCCACCATCGCCGCCATCCCTGTCGAAAAGCGCTTCTCGAGCGAGTTTGGGGTGATTGAGGCCGCGCCAGGTGGCTCCATCATTGGCTTCCACGAGAAGAACCCCGACGCCCCCACCATGCCCGGGGATCCAACTCGCGTTTTTGCCTCCATGGGCAACTACATCTTCAGCACCAGCCTGCTGCTACGCGAACTCTACGCCGACGCGGCAGATCCCGAAAGTTCGCACGACTTCGGCCGCGACATCCTGCCCAAGCTGGTTGGCCGCGTCCCTATGTACGCCTACGATTTCCAGAAGAATCACATCGCCGGTGACCCCGAGGACCAGGAGCCCTACTGGCGCGACGTCGGCACCACAGACTCCTACTACGAAGCCTCGATGGACCTGCGCAGTGTCCACCCCAAACTGAACCTCTACAACCGCAACTGGCCGCTTCGCACCGCAGGCTATGAAGATCCGCCCGCCAAGTTCACCTACGACGAACACAATGTCCGTGGTTCCGCCGTGGACTCGATCGTTTCCGGTGGCTCCATCATCTCCGGCGGCACCATCCGCAACTGCGTCATTGGCCGCGGCGTCAAGGTCTACGGCGACGCTGAAATCGACGACTCGATTATCTTCGACAATTGTGAAATCGGCCGGGGCGCCAAGATCCGCCGCGCCATCCTCGACAAGAATGTGAAAGTCCCCGACGGCACTAAAATCGGCTACGATCTCGAAGCCGATCGCAAGAATTACAGCGTTACAGAGTCTGGGATTGTGGTGGTGGAAGGGCGTCGCTCTCGCGTGGAAGTGAGCTCGATGCAGGTGGCGCGAAGGTACTAA